One Firmicutes bacterium CAG:345 genomic region harbors:
- a CDS encoding mATE efflux family protein (product inferred by homology to UniProt): protein MINGIKKLFKPVDLTIGSPWKVMLFFAVPILLSTLLNNAFSLINALVLKSTVGGDSVTAINSTGNISSILFNFAYGCTSGFAVLASNKFGQKDNEGLKKVFYSSLYICLVLAILIMTIGLILYPKLLEILNVNEIYRGKAGNYFQIILISFIFMLLNNNLGNILRAIGNSIAPLVISLICTLINIAFAYLFTGAIKLDTRGVAIATLLANFINFSLTAIYIYKKYPEFHLTKEGAKFDKNMTSNLLKLGIPLGFQWSILFIGSFVQSRQVNLFGDGLATKAVTCYSPFEGYITIPLSVMSSALLSFVGQNYGAGYFDRIKKGIKECILIDIIFYIFILLITIPLIKYVPYIFLPATDLEGQAGELIKFYSNTYLYIVTPSLILQGLLQLSRSSLQGIKKPMIPFLSGVGELVARILVCLFIPSLINPSNPFSNESYVGICFSTPSAWLVSVLIMGLSSIYIIFIKGLENSKHISLKNSNQ, encoded by the coding sequence ATGATTAATGGAATTAAAAAATTATTCAAACCAGTCGATTTAACTATAGGTTCTCCCTGGAAAGTTATGTTGTTTTTTGCTGTCCCTATTTTACTATCAACTTTACTAAATAATGCTTTTTCTCTAATTAATGCATTAGTTTTAAAATCTACTGTTGGTGGTGATAGTGTTACAGCTATCAATTCAACCGGAAACATTTCTTCAATTCTATTTAATTTCGCCTATGGTTGTACCAGTGGCTTTGCTGTTTTAGCCTCAAATAAATTCGGACAAAAAGATAATGAAGGTTTAAAAAAAGTCTTTTATTCTTCTTTATATATTTGCTTAGTCTTAGCTATTTTAATTATGACAATTGGACTAATCCTTTATCCAAAGCTTTTAGAAATTTTGAATGTCAACGAAATTTATCGAGGAAAAGCTGGAAACTATTTTCAAATTATTTTAATTTCATTCATTTTTATGTTACTTAACAATAATCTAGGTAATATTCTTCGTGCTATAGGAAACTCAATTGCTCCTTTAGTTATTTCTTTAATTTGCACCTTAATTAATATCGCATTTGCATATCTATTTACTGGAGCAATAAAATTAGATACACGTGGTGTTGCAATTGCTACGCTTCTTGCTAATTTTATTAATTTTTCACTAACTGCAATATATATTTATAAAAAATATCCCGAATTTCACTTAACAAAAGAAGGTGCAAAATTTGATAAAAATATGACTTCAAATCTTCTAAAACTTGGTATCCCTTTAGGTTTTCAATGGTCTATACTTTTTATTGGTTCTTTTGTACAAAGTCGACAAGTAAATTTATTCGGAGATGGATTAGCTACAAAAGCCGTAACTTGTTATAGTCCATTTGAAGGTTATATAACTATTCCATTAAGTGTTATGTCTAGTGCTCTTTTAAGTTTTGTTGGACAAAATTATGGTGCTGGTTATTTCGATCGAATAAAAAAAGGAATAAAAGAATGCATTTTAATTGACATCATTTTTTACATATTTATTCTTTTAATCACTATTCCTTTAATCAAATATGTACCTTATATCTTTTTACCAGCTACTGATTTAGAAGGACAAGCCGGCGAATTAATTAAATTCTATTCTAATACCTATTTATATATCGTTACACCTTCTTTAATTCTTCAAGGTCTTTTACAATTATCACGTTCTTCTTTGCAGGGAATTAAAAAACCAATGATTCCTTTTTTAAGCGGTGTTGGTGAATTAGTTGCCAGAATATTAGTTTGCTTATTTATTCCTTCATTAATTAATCCTTCTAATCCTTTTTCAAACGAATCATATGTTGGAATATGTTTTTCCACACCTTCAGCCTGGTTAGTTAGTGTTTTAATTATGGGCTTAAGTTCTATTTATATAATTTTTATTAAGGGATTAGAAAATTCAAAACATATAAGTTTAAAAAACAGCAACCAATAA
- a CDS encoding lipolytic protein G-D-S-L family (product inferred by homology to UniProt) produces MKNSIKKTFLLIVALTGLVACNNQTSTSSSSVQPTSSASTISSNSSSSSITNSSTSSSKPSSLSYSTIDYGKVYFNDIQIWSDYDHVRIRPYFTKPEMAENEVFDYFVVDESICYIEDDEVVYLSEGRTDVIATSEHFSYKFIVGASQTFNYSSMARSMNNLVDRDGLDENLTVFLGDSFFDFWRNGINNVTKWENYYSEYKAINIGIGGTKTHDWRAMNKNIVCKTSPKNIIINLGTNNLNGGELANQTFLNMRDLLEDYQYYFPDAKIYIFTVTRCTGALSVNWSKAQQYNQKLKDYAETKDAITVLDVAERFGLDYQDYLASDGLHLNQNAYEVYNEMIFDAVELESK; encoded by the coding sequence ATGAAAAATAGTATCAAAAAAACATTTTTATTAATAGTTGCATTAACCGGATTAGTTGCTTGTAATAATCAAACTTCAACTAGTTCTTCTTCTGTACAACCGACTTCTTCAGCTTCTACTATAAGTTCAAATAGTAGCTCATCTTCTATAACAAATAGTAGTACAAGTTCTTCGAAACCATCTTCATTAAGCTATTCAACAATAGATTACGGAAAAGTTTATTTTAATGATATTCAAATTTGGTCTGATTATGACCATGTTAGAATCCGTCCATATTTTACTAAACCAGAAATGGCAGAAAATGAAGTGTTTGACTATTTTGTTGTTGATGAATCGATATGTTATATAGAGGACGATGAAGTAGTTTATCTTTCAGAGGGAAGAACTGATGTTATTGCTACAAGTGAACATTTTTCTTATAAATTTATAGTTGGAGCATCACAAACATTTAATTATAGTAGTATGGCTAGATCAATGAACAATCTTGTTGATAGAGATGGTTTAGATGAGAATTTGACAGTATTCTTGGGGGATTCTTTCTTTGATTTTTGGAGAAATGGTATTAATAATGTTACAAAATGGGAAAATTATTATTCTGAATATAAAGCGATAAATATAGGCATTGGTGGTACAAAAACTCATGATTGGCGTGCTATGAATAAAAATATTGTCTGTAAAACTTCTCCAAAAAATATAATCATCAATTTAGGTACAAATAACTTAAATGGTGGTGAATTAGCTAATCAAACTTTCTTAAATATGAGAGATCTTTTAGAAGATTATCAATATTATTTTCCAGATGCTAAAATTTATATATTTACTGTTACAAGATGTACAGGAGCGTTATCGGTAAATTGGTCTAAAGCTCAGCAATATAATCAGAAATTAAAAGATTATGCTGAAACTAAAGATGCAATAACTGTATTAGATGTTGCAGAAAGATTTGGATTAGATTATCAAGATTACTTAGCTTCAGATGGACTTCATTTAAATCAAAATGCTTATGAAGTATATAATGAAATGATATTTGATGCTGTTGAATTAGAAAGTAAATAG
- a CDS encoding protoporphyrinogen oxidase (product inferred by homology to UniProt), which translates to MKVLICYSGYLGTTKKIAYYIEEKLKEKNVDVDVIDLFETNKINYLIYDEIILGSCIRVGKPTNSFLKCIKKLNKLGREYNIFYLASKHSDSILDYLKSKAGELCQGYYYCGGEFRPELAKGYAKIVTNAAIANLKYDNLDLPKLQYEEINNLIDKIINKKIEQLH; encoded by the coding sequence ATGAAAGTTTTAATTTGTTATAGCGGTTATTTAGGAACAACAAAAAAGATAGCATATTATATTGAAGAAAAATTAAAAGAAAAAAATGTTGATGTAGATGTTATTGATTTATTTGAAACAAATAAGATTAATTACCTTATCTATGATGAAATAATTTTAGGCTCATGTATAAGAGTTGGAAAACCGACAAACAGTTTTCTAAAATGCATAAAAAAATTAAATAAATTAGGTAGAGAATATAATATTTTTTATTTGGCTAGTAAACATAGTGATAGTATTTTAGATTATTTAAAAAGCAAAGCAGGGGAATTATGCCAAGGTTATTATTATTGTGGCGGTGAATTTAGACCAGAATTAGCAAAAGGATATGCAAAAATAGTTACTAATGCTGCCATTGCAAATTTAAAATATGATAATTTAGATCTTCCTAAGCTTCAATACGAAGAAATAAATAATTTGATTGATAAAATTATAAATAAAAAAATTGAACAATTACATTAG
- a CDS encoding unknown (no significant homology to UniProt) — protein MLNTLKKYSIHALLAVGFILLSYILLQKYQFVTGIVSSTLYICFYFSLFISFFIAETYLLAKKAFQSEFNKYKGIQISFKITFFAFSFLSIVFVTSCNQNLTIIFKDFISKNSNNAISSLNYISNFSKNIIYLKFLMTEFFKFFCQIIAIAFLLISIIKIVIKFHTYFIYKKYSLTPNFLNNTSNINLNEKNLDYKNLSIGFIYKVIP, from the coding sequence ATGCTTAATACCTTAAAAAAATATAGTATTCATGCCTTATTAGCTGTAGGATTCATATTACTATCTTATATATTATTGCAAAAGTATCAATTTGTTACAGGTATAGTTTCTTCTACTTTGTATATTTGCTTCTACTTCTCTTTATTTATTTCTTTCTTTATTGCTGAAACTTACCTTTTAGCAAAAAAAGCTTTTCAAAGTGAATTCAATAAATATAAAGGAATACAAATTTCTTTCAAAATAACTTTCTTTGCTTTTTCATTTTTATCTATTGTTTTTGTAACTTCTTGCAATCAAAATTTAACGATAATTTTTAAAGATTTTATATCAAAAAATTCTAATAATGCTATATCTTCTTTAAATTATATTTCTAATTTTTCAAAGAATATTATTTATTTGAAATTTTTAATGACAGAATTTTTCAAATTCTTTTGTCAAATTATAGCAATTGCATTTTTATTGATATCTATTATTAAAATAGTCATTAAATTTCATACATATTTTATTTATAAAAAATATTCTTTAACTCCTAATTTCTTAAATAATACTAGTAACATTAATTTAAACGAAAAAAATCTAGATTATAAAAATTTATCTATTGGATTTATATATAAAGTTATTCCTTAA
- a CDS encoding prepilin-type N-terminal cleavage/methylation domain-containing protein (product inferred by homology to UniProt) — protein sequence MKKLLKKAKKGFTLVELVVVIAIIAILSAASVATYFGVTESARKSNVGSTASQIGQLVYLASIDGDDSDKVSTKDSKLVLLGVAEDSTPEATKQDNAKTVLVALLDKNDLTVTKDELTIAFASNNASDNSVSSITYAPTSYNYQAVITFDGGYSVGSVTTKA from the coding sequence ATGAAAAAATTATTAAAAAAAGCTAAAAAAGGCTTTACTCTTGTCGAATTAGTTGTTGTTATTGCAATTATTGCTATCTTATCTGCAGCTTCTGTTGCAACATATTTTGGTGTTACTGAAAGTGCTAGAAAATCCAATGTTGGATCTACAGCTTCTCAAATTGGCCAATTAGTTTACTTAGCATCTATCGATGGCGATGATAGCGATAAAGTCAGTACAAAAGATAGTAAGCTTGTTTTATTAGGTGTTGCAGAAGATTCAACACCTGAAGCAACAAAACAAGATAATGCCAAAACAGTTTTAGTTGCTCTTTTGGATAAAAATGATTTAACCGTTACTAAAGATGAATTAACAATTGCATTTGCATCAAATAATGCATCAGATAATAGTGTCTCATCTATTACATATGCTCCTACTTCTTATAACTATCAAGCTGTCATCACTTTTGATGGTGGTTATTCAGTTGGTAGTGTAACAACTAAAGCTTAA
- a CDS encoding unknown (no significant homology to UniProt), translated as MYKSIKNKLNNGATLVELVITIAVASILIASLSFFIGYFVSAVNKVNNFNNTTKNANDVAYQIRDYVDKLNDGNLNYNSENSYLLEYENENNHLALSYNFPSNQLVEINLNDDNTRIIWTSSDESLMIASNYYEETNLLKFTITYDNGNKTLSVIKQIF; from the coding sequence ATGTACAAATCAATAAAAAATAAATTGAATAATGGTGCTACTTTAGTAGAACTTGTTATAACAATCGCTGTAGCAAGTATCCTAATTGCTTCTTTGTCTTTTTTCATAGGATACTTTGTATCTGCTGTAAATAAAGTTAATAATTTCAACAATACAACAAAAAATGCTAATGATGTAGCTTATCAAATAAGGGACTATGTTGATAAATTAAATGATGGTAATCTCAATTACAATTCCGAAAATTCTTATTTATTAGAATATGAAAATGAAAATAACCATCTTGCATTATCATATAATTTTCCTTCAAATCAATTAGTTGAAATTAATTTGAACGATGACAATACAAGAATAATTTGGACCTCTTCCGATGAATCTTTGATGATAGCATCTAACTATTATGAAGAAACTAATTTACTAAAATTTACTATAACTTATGATAATGGAAATAAAACCTTATCAGTAATAAAACAAATATTTTAA
- a CDS encoding unknown (no significant homology to UniProt), with protein MKNVRINIAYIHTEELNSIHCYFIEDKTNNVILLYKNIISNINFAELKASDCSMIALKITDAAKKQQFKIVGKLNCYVYSKEIFSLINVFPNISKSKIEKFIKRDMQDSFPDYEKKLVYNENIHSDGKNGYIHNIHLCPNSYLEVFDSIAKCMHLPLGSVSSPDLIIDSLYESKLKKENKELIFINIEESITTINLFINGLDTDSITFPYGYNSNNPSYKDEIKKLILAITAKHEFTTENTFVQKVLINTQNTSFISEVEDALNDLGLFEIIHNEKPYDLHTFIPSSKHSFKKYKKSFLGKGFTLVEVVVSLAIFSLISALAITAITVSSGLPRKSEKIVKANNLISNIGEIYRADSSKHFFENYYLINNADFTPSYSSNITETDESYSYIFYFDNNFELIPSTYNNESMGSYNFSYMLNCTNTIKTSESDQHKLTINQFCSIDNQENLIKDNNIIEFRGL; from the coding sequence ATGAAAAATGTTCGTATCAATATTGCTTATATTCATACAGAAGAATTAAATTCTATTCATTGCTATTTCATTGAAGATAAAACTAACAATGTTATTCTTCTATATAAAAATATTATTTCTAATATTAATTTTGCAGAGTTAAAGGCCAGCGATTGTTCTATGATTGCTTTAAAAATCACTGACGCTGCTAAAAAACAACAATTCAAGATAGTCGGAAAGTTAAATTGCTATGTTTATTCTAAAGAAATATTTAGTCTAATTAATGTATTTCCTAATATTTCAAAATCAAAAATTGAAAAATTTATTAAAAGAGACATGCAGGATTCTTTCCCTGATTATGAGAAAAAATTAGTTTATAATGAAAATATACATTCCGATGGAAAAAATGGATATATTCATAATATTCATCTTTGTCCAAATTCTTATCTTGAAGTTTTTGACTCAATAGCAAAATGTATGCACCTTCCTTTAGGTTCAGTATCTTCACCAGACTTAATTATCGATAGTCTTTATGAATCAAAGCTAAAAAAGGAAAACAAAGAATTGATATTTATCAATATCGAGGAATCAATTACAACGATTAATTTGTTTATCAATGGTCTTGATACAGATTCAATTACTTTTCCTTACGGATATAATTCTAATAATCCTTCTTATAAGGATGAAATAAAAAAGCTTATTCTTGCTATAACTGCTAAACATGAATTTACAACTGAAAATACTTTTGTACAAAAAGTGCTTATCAATACTCAAAACACATCTTTTATCTCTGAAGTTGAAGATGCATTAAATGACTTAGGACTATTCGAAATTATTCATAATGAAAAACCATATGATCTTCATACTTTTATTCCTAGTTCTAAACATTCTTTTAAAAAATACAAAAAATCTTTTTTAGGAAAAGGTTTTACTCTTGTTGAAGTTGTTGTTTCCTTAGCTATTTTCTCTTTGATTTCAGCTTTAGCAATTACAGCTATAACCGTCAGTTCTGGCCTTCCAAGAAAAAGTGAAAAAATAGTTAAAGCTAACAATTTAATATCTAACATTGGCGAGATATATAGAGCTGATAGTTCTAAACATTTTTTTGAAAACTATTATTTAATCAATAATGCAGATTTTACTCCATCTTATTCTTCTAATATCACTGAAACTGATGAATCTTATTCGTATATCTTCTATTTTGATAATAATTTTGAATTGATTCCTTCTACATATAATAATGAATCAATGGGCTCTTATAATTTTTCTTATATGCTCAATTGTACTAACACCATTAAAACTTCAGAAAGTGATCAGCATAAATTAACTATCAATCAATTTTGCTCAATTGATAATCAAGAAAATCTTATCAAAGATAATAACATAATTGAATTTAGAGGTCTCTAA
- a CDS encoding unknown (no significant homology to UniProt): MKTKATKGYVLMLTTAIMTVVALLVSVIFTISVTCTQNASAYNDFNKRKRDIANDCYNALFYNVFYENQIFSYNEKQVLNYCSLEENSLKINSTDTNYVYGSFILNCINSSYNAEVNFKYSLNTSSKEVIGLTYFSNQNVEEV, encoded by the coding sequence ATGAAAACAAAAGCAACGAAAGGATACGTTTTAATGCTAACTACAGCAATAATGACTGTTGTTGCTCTTTTGGTTTCTGTTATTTTTACAATTTCTGTTACATGTACACAAAACGCTTCTGCTTATAACGATTTTAATAAAAGAAAAAGAGATATTGCCAACGATTGCTACAATGCTCTTTTTTATAATGTTTTTTATGAAAATCAAATTTTTTCTTATAATGAAAAACAAGTTTTAAACTATTGTTCTTTAGAAGAAAATTCCTTGAAAATTAATTCCACGGATACTAATTATGTCTATGGTTCATTTATTTTAAATTGTATTAATAGTTCCTATAATGCTGAAGTTAATTTTAAATACTCTTTAAATACTTCATCTAAAGAAGTTATAGGATTAACTTATTTTTCAAATCAAAATGTAGAGGAAGTTTAA
- a CDS encoding type 4 prepilin-like proteins leader peptide-processing enzyme (product inferred by homology to UniProt), whose protein sequence is MNGLDIIIGVIFVIVGICFASFSNVLIYRLPNHMSLIKPNSHCPNCDHELSWYENIPIFSYIFLKGKCKNCHKPISPRYLIVEILGGVFSLLAYLRFGLSVDGVVAAISLILLMAIGLIDFEHMEIPLSLSITLFSLAVIKLVGNIIVNPVYDYIPYLIGFGAFLAFFLLMYFIPVIFLKKEGFGLGDVILFSIAGLYLNWAGGFLVILFGSIICSIIMIILIKLKKISQEQPMGFGPYISLVFMIMIFFEKDFLSFITSLL, encoded by the coding sequence ATGAATGGTTTAGATATTATAATTGGCGTGATATTTGTAATAGTTGGTATTTGTTTTGCTAGTTTTTCCAATGTTTTAATATATCGTCTACCAAATCATATGTCTCTAATTAAGCCAAACTCACATTGTCCTAACTGCGACCATGAATTAAGTTGGTATGAAAATATACCTATTTTCAGCTATATATTTTTAAAAGGAAAATGCAAGAATTGCCATAAGCCTATTTCACCTAGATATTTAATTGTAGAAATTTTAGGAGGTGTTTTTTCTCTTCTTGCTTACTTAAGATTTGGTCTTTCAGTTGATGGTGTTGTTGCGGCAATTAGTTTAATTCTTCTTATGGCAATTGGATTAATTGATTTTGAACATATGGAAATTCCTCTTTCATTAAGCATAACATTATTTTCCTTGGCAGTAATCAAATTGGTTGGAAATATTATAGTTAATCCTGTTTATGATTATATTCCTTATTTAATTGGCTTTGGTGCTTTCTTAGCCTTTTTCTTATTGATGTATTTCATTCCTGTAATTTTTCTTAAAAAAGAGGGCTTCGGCCTTGGTGATGTTATTCTTTTTTCAATCGCTGGATTATATTTAAATTGGGCGGGAGGTTTTTTAGTAATTTTATTTGGCTCAATAATCTGCTCAATCATTATGATAATCCTTATAAAGCTTAAAAAGATCAGCCAGGAACAACCTATGGGTTTTGGTCCTTATATTTCACTGGTATTTATGATTATGATTTTCTTCGAAAAAGATTTCTTATCATTTATAACTTCACTTTTATAG
- a CDS encoding type II secretory pathway component PulF (product inferred by homology to UniProt), translating to MAFYNYTSLSPDGKRHKGIKEATSEADLKVKLKNNNEYLISCQIAKEKRRSNFLTASNRVPPKVVATFCRQFAILIETGVPLVDALNTLRKQNFSTYFRNVISDIYDNVLKGVYLSEAFKKYPKIFKSFFINMIRVGEISGNLDVVLVKVADYMENDQKIKSKTKSAMVYPTFLLILVVIVSFALMIFVIPEFEKIITSTGGKLPMITQVVLNISRFFVNYWIYIIPITIAVIGLLFLFFKKTNPGKYIKNFFAIHIPVIKNIAIYTITTRFCTAFSILISSGLSVIDALTALIPILDNRLFETKFIYAIEDIKRGKRIAPSIEKCDIFPKMLIEMLDVGEETGRIPQVCDTVANYYQTELSAAVTRATSLLEPIVIIILGILVGIVILAVMLPIMDSTINAGGDIIATILWRIPYYEFKL from the coding sequence ATGGCATTTTATAATTACACAAGTTTAAGCCCGGATGGAAAAAGACACAAAGGTATTAAAGAAGCTACTTCAGAAGCTGATTTAAAAGTTAAGTTAAAAAACAATAACGAATATTTAATCAGTTGCCAGATAGCAAAAGAAAAAAGAAGAAGTAATTTCCTTACCGCTTCAAATAGAGTTCCTCCAAAAGTAGTAGCTACCTTTTGCCGTCAATTTGCAATCTTAATTGAAACTGGAGTCCCACTAGTTGATGCACTAAATACTTTAAGAAAGCAAAATTTTTCAACCTATTTTAGAAATGTTATTTCAGACATTTATGATAATGTTTTAAAAGGCGTCTATCTTTCTGAAGCTTTCAAAAAATATCCTAAAATTTTTAAAAGCTTTTTCATCAATATGATTAGGGTTGGTGAAATCTCAGGAAATCTTGATGTTGTTTTAGTCAAAGTCGCTGATTATATGGAAAATGATCAAAAGATTAAAAGCAAAACAAAAAGTGCGATGGTTTATCCAACTTTCTTATTGATCTTAGTTGTTATTGTTTCTTTCGCTTTGATGATTTTTGTTATTCCAGAATTTGAAAAAATTATTACTAGTACCGGTGGAAAACTTCCAATGATTACTCAAGTGGTTTTAAACATTTCACGCTTTTTTGTCAATTATTGGATTTATATTATACCTATTACAATCGCTGTTATCGGACTTCTATTTCTCTTCTTTAAAAAGACAAATCCTGGTAAATATATCAAAAACTTTTTTGCCATTCATATTCCAGTAATAAAAAATATTGCAATTTATACAATAACAACAAGATTTTGCACAGCTTTTTCCATATTAATAAGCAGTGGATTATCTGTAATTGATGCATTGACTGCCTTGATTCCAATTCTAGATAATCGCTTATTTGAAACCAAATTTATCTATGCCATCGAAGACATTAAAAGAGGTAAAAGAATTGCTCCTTCGATAGAAAAATGCGATATTTTTCCAAAAATGCTTATAGAAATGCTTGATGTAGGTGAAGAAACTGGACGAATACCACAAGTTTGTGACACAGTTGCAAATTATTATCAAACCGAATTATCTGCTGCTGTTACTAGGGCGACATCATTGCTCGAGCCAATTGTTATCATCATTCTTGGTATTTTAGTCGGTATCGTTATTCTTGCAGTAATGCTTCCTATTATGGATAGTACAATTAATGCTGGCGGAGACATCATAGCAACAATATTATGGAGGATTCCTTATTATGAATTTAAATTATAG
- a CDS encoding type II/IV secretion system family protein (product inferred by homology to UniProt), which produces MNLNYRLAEFFVNKELFNSSDAANYINQATTLKTSLYKYLTDSKTLDEEKVYRAVAEYFGLNFYSTSVFSIDENLIKNIPLIYIKENRLIPVFKDEETKNVLVVIDDPYRLVDLQTITYFIKDPIEVRLATPTYVTSLLNYIDNKTIRADAMNAIENEIKPNKEESFDASLLVNAPTVKLTDSILREATAMQASDIHIEPFADFVRVRFRVDGALYTNSKLPVESYPAVLARIKIMAELDISERRIPQDGKISLEIDGKKYDYRVSTLPTIYGEKIVIRIFDTSDDHSNIEQLGLNPEQEKKVKRMISYPHGILLLTGPTGSGKTTTLYSFLKHLNNDEVNITTIEDPVENNLDGVNQIQVNPKVNLTFAASLRSILRQDPNVIMIGEIRDEETAEIAVKAAITGHLVLSTLHTNNAHGTISRLIDMGIPRYLVADALIGAISQRLVRKLCPYCKKEHITTESEMADLGLTKPEKIYEPCGCQRCNGTGYHGRTAVFEILNLNSNIKKSIEDPNFSMDNIFRTCIENGMIPLQEAAKQLVMEGKTSYSEFIALLDNESAEYKL; this is translated from the coding sequence ATGAATTTAAATTATAGACTAGCTGAATTTTTTGTTAATAAAGAACTTTTTAATAGTTCTGATGCTGCTAATTACATTAATCAAGCAACTACATTAAAAACAAGTTTATATAAATATTTAACCGATAGCAAAACTTTAGATGAAGAAAAAGTTTATCGCGCCGTTGCTGAGTATTTTGGATTAAACTTCTATTCAACTTCTGTCTTTTCCATCGATGAAAATCTCATAAAAAATATTCCTTTAATCTACATAAAAGAAAATAGATTGATTCCTGTGTTTAAAGATGAAGAAACTAAAAATGTTTTAGTTGTCATCGATGATCCTTATCGCCTTGTAGATTTACAAACAATTACCTATTTCATCAAAGATCCTATTGAAGTTCGTCTTGCTACACCTACTTATGTAACTTCTTTATTAAACTACATAGACAACAAAACAATACGTGCTGATGCAATGAACGCAATCGAAAACGAAATCAAACCTAATAAAGAAGAATCATTTGATGCAAGTTTATTAGTCAATGCTCCAACTGTAAAATTAACAGATTCAATATTAAGAGAAGCAACTGCTATGCAAGCCAGTGATATTCATATTGAACCATTTGCTGATTTTGTCAGAGTTCGTTTTAGAGTAGATGGTGCTTTATATACTAACTCTAAATTACCAGTTGAATCTTATCCAGCTGTTTTAGCTAGAATTAAAATTATGGCTGAACTTGATATTTCCGAACGCCGCATTCCTCAAGATGGAAAAATATCATTAGAAATAGATGGCAAAAAATATGATTATCGTGTATCAACTTTACCTACAATTTATGGTGAAAAGATAGTTATTCGTATTTTTGATACCTCTGATGACCATTCGAATATTGAACAATTGGGTCTTAATCCTGAACAAGAAAAGAAAGTGAAAAGAATGATTAGTTACCCTCATGGAATTTTGTTATTAACAGGTCCTACTGGTTCTGGTAAAACTACAACATTATATTCTTTCTTAAAACATTTAAATAATGATGAAGTTAATATTACTACCATTGAAGACCCTGTCGAAAACAATCTTGATGGAGTCAATCAAATTCAAGTTAATCCAAAAGTAAATTTAACATTCGCCGCATCTTTAAGATCTATTTTAAGACAAGACCCTAATGTAATTATGATCGGTGAAATTCGTGATGAAGAAACAGCTGAAATTGCAGTCAAAGCCGCTATTACAGGTCACTTAGTTCTTTCTACATTGCATACTAATAATGCTCATGGTACAATTTCTCGTCTTATTGATATGGGTATTCCACGGTATCTTGTCGCTGATGCTCTTATCGGAGCTATTTCACAACGTTTAGTTAGAAAACTTTGTCCATATTGTAAAAAAGAACATATTACCACTGAATCTGAGATGGCAGATTTAGGACTTACAAAACCTGAAAAAATATATGAACCATGTGGTTGCCAACGCTGTAATGGTACCGGATATCATGGAAGAACCGCAGTATTCGAAATTTTAAATTTAAATTCAAATATTAAAAAATCCATCGAAGATCCTAATTTTTCTATGGATAATATCTTTAGAACTTGCATTGAAAATGGTATGATTCCACTTCAAGAAGCAGCTAAACAATTAGTTATGGAAGGAAAAACTTCTTACTCTGAATTCATTGCACTTTTAGATAATGAAAGTGCTGAATATAAGCTCTAA